The Neodiprion fabricii isolate iyNeoFabr1 chromosome 4, iyNeoFabr1.1, whole genome shotgun sequence genome window below encodes:
- the LOC124179861 gene encoding exonuclease 1 isoform X2 yields MGITGLLPFLEKASTKGNISQFAGGTVAIDTYCWLHKGAFSCAEKLALGQPTDAYVTYCMRFVNMLLGNNIKPILVFDGCHLPAKKDTESKRRELRDKNRKKAAELIRLGQVADGKNLLRRSIDISHEMALNLIKACHERNIDCIVAPYEADSQLAYLNISGIADVIITEDSDLTLFGCKKIFFKMDVAGNGVLVEQDRFHLAMGVRSEHFSMDKFRYMCILSGCDYLPSLPGIGLVKACKFINKTAETDMHKALTRLSSYLNMKSLDVSIEYRDAFLRADVTFKHQLVFCPFKRKQVRLTPPTTDVTPEQLHYAGKEMPDDLAWQLAIGNYDPMSLKKIHDYDPDTYASGKSITRTNSWKAAPVVKHDSIWNTDFKINKKPPKEDKQTTLWPDTFGKVTILKTSDIARPLTSPKRSYEEVNEMEQEEMIKLYTRNKSESNKRSCSDVDVSNLQLDTSGLEEREKSPILVRRANPFAKTTKSLEISPSLLDKGKNRSKFRNLARFRPTVVDNNILTESKFFAQTTDLPKQPNFKNCATANYPATEKCYGLYQSADSKAYKAEALEYDNYLLSRTDDQQLECKELDIKNEKRIPAVEDRMETSQNHAVIQESCISESTYEETVTEMHGALPVAEEESTSDLQPNYTKPNLLQWKNTKVNSSTALLSIGVLNSQNNGTLRAMQGAAKTNRLPRTRSVNKKFQPVKRKSQIEQGQQCLLSSFGFQKKTGLQH; encoded by the exons ATGGGGATTACCGGTTTACTCCCGTTTTTGGAGAAAGCATCGACGAAGGGCAATATCAGTCAATTTGCCGGAGGGACGGTAGCTATTGACACTTATTGCTGGCTTCACAAAGGAGCCTTTTCATGTGCCGAAAAATTGGCTCTCGGACAACCCACGGATGC GTATGTTACATATTGTATGAGGTTTGTTAATATGCTGCTTGGCAATAACATTAAACCAATACTAGTATTTGATGGATGTCATTTGCCTGCAAAAAAAGATACAGAATCTAAGAGAAGAGA actgAGAGACAAGAACCGTAAAAAAGCTGCTGAATTAATACGCCTTGGTCAAGTGGCAGAtggaaaaaatcttttaaGACGGTCAATTGACATATCGCATGAAATGGCATTGAATCTCATCAAAGCATGCCATGAACGCAACATTGATTGCATTGTAGCACCATATGAAGCAGATTCTCAGCTAGCGTATTTAAACATTTCTGGCATAGCAGATGTTATTATTACAGAGGATAGTGACCTTACATTATTTGGTTGCAAAAAG ATATTCTTTAAGATGGATGTCGCAGGTAATGGTGTACTTGTCGAACAAGATCGGTTTCATTTAGCAATGGGTGTGCGGTCCGAGCACTTTAGCATGGACAAATTCCGCTATATGTGTATTCTATCAGGTTGCGATTATTTGCCCTCGCTGCCAGGCATTGGCCTGGTCAAGGCGTGCAAGTTCATTAACAAGACCGCTGAAACAGACATGCATAAG GCGCTTACGAGGTTGTCCTCATACCTTAACATGAAATCCCTAGATGTTTCCATTGAGTATAGGGATGCATTCCTCCGAGCAGATGTTACATTTAAACACCAATTAGTATTTTGCCCTTTCAAAAGAAAGCAAGTACGCCTCACTCCCCCTACAACTGATGTAACTCCAGAACAGTTGCATTATGCAGGCAAAGAAATGCCTGATGATCTAGCTTGGCAGTTAGCTATCGGCAATTACGATCCCATGTCTCTAAAGAAGATCCACGATTACGATCCTGACACTTATGCATCTGGGAAG AGTATAACAAGAACCAATTCTTGGAAAGCTGCACCAGTAGTAAAACATGATAGCATTTGGAATAcagattttaaaatcaataaaaaaccACCAAAAGAAGACAAGCAGACAACATTATGGCCTGATACATTCGGCAAAGTTACTATTCTTAAAACATCTGACATTGCACGACCGTTAACGTCACCTAAGCGCAGTTATGAAG AAGTTAACGAGATGGAACAGGAAGAAATGATTAAATTATATACAAGAAACAAATCTGAGAGTAACAAACGTTCATGTAGTGATGTTGATGTATCTAATCTCCAACTAGATACGTCTGGTttagaggagagagaaaagtcCCCAATATTAGTCAGGAGGGCAAATCCGTTTGCAAAGACCACTAAGTCTCTAGAGATTTCTCCTAGCCTTTTGGATAAAGGCAAGAACCGTTCTAAATTTCGAAACTTGGCTAGATTTCGGCCGACTGTGGTagacaataatattttaacagagagtaaattttttgcacaaaCTACTGATTTACCCAAGCaaccaaatttcaaaaattgtgcAACAGCTAACTATCCCGCAACGGAAAAGTGCTATGGCCTGTACCAATCCGCTGACTCTAAGGCATACAAGGCAGAAGCATTAGAATATGACAATTATCTGCTTTCCAGAACAGATGATCAACAATTAGAGTGTAAAGAATtagatattaaaaatgaaaaaagaattcctgCTGTTGAAGATAGAATGGAAACATCACAGAATCATGCAGTCATACAAGAGTCGTGCATATCTGAGTCGACGTACGAAGAAACAGTAACTGAGATGCATGGTGCCTTACCTGTAGCAGAAGAGGAATCAACTTCAG ATCTCCAGCCAAATTATACGAAGCCCAATTTACTGCAATGGAAAAACACCAAAGTAAATAGCTCCACAGCATTGCTGTCGATTGGTGTTTTGAACAGCCAAAATAATGGAACTCTGAGGGCGATGCAAGGAGCTGCTAAAACG AATCGTCTACCTCGGACCAGaagtgtaaataaaaaatttcaacctgtGAAGAGAAAGTCTCAAATAGAACAAGGACAACAATGTCTGCTCAGCTCATTTGGATTTCAGAAAAA AACTGGTCTTCAGCATTGA
- the LOC124179861 gene encoding exonuclease 1 isoform X1 — MGITGLLPFLEKASTKGNISQFAGGTVAIDTYCWLHKGAFSCAEKLALGQPTDAYVTYCMRFVNMLLGNNIKPILVFDGCHLPAKKDTESKRRELRDKNRKKAAELIRLGQVADGKNLLRRSIDISHEMALNLIKACHERNIDCIVAPYEADSQLAYLNISGIADVIITEDSDLTLFGCKKIFFKMDVAGNGVLVEQDRFHLAMGVRSEHFSMDKFRYMCILSGCDYLPSLPGIGLVKACKFINKTAETDMHKALTRLSSYLNMKSLDVSIEYRDAFLRADVTFKHQLVFCPFKRKQVRLTPPTTDVTPEQLHYAGKEMPDDLAWQLAIGNYDPMSLKKIHDYDPDTYASGKSITRTNSWKAAPVVKHDSIWNTDFKINKKPPKEDKQTTLWPDTFGKVTILKTSDIARPLTSPKRSYEEVNEMEQEEMIKLYTRNKSESNKRSCSDVDVSNLQLDTSGLEEREKSPILVRRANPFAKTTKSLEISPSLLDKGKNRSKFRNLARFRPTVVDNNILTESKFFAQTTDLPKQPNFKNCATANYPATEKCYGLYQSADSKAYKAEALEYDNYLLSRTDDQQLECKELDIKNEKRIPAVEDRMETSQNHAVIQESCISESTYEETVTEMHGALPVAEEESTSGVNSLDIVYTDRDIILPVNTRNSSIANGLKDLQPNYTKPNLLQWKNTKVNSSTALLSIGVLNSQNNGTLRAMQGAAKTNRLPRTRSVNKKFQPVKRKSQIEQGQQCLLSSFGFQKKTGLQH; from the exons ATGGGGATTACCGGTTTACTCCCGTTTTTGGAGAAAGCATCGACGAAGGGCAATATCAGTCAATTTGCCGGAGGGACGGTAGCTATTGACACTTATTGCTGGCTTCACAAAGGAGCCTTTTCATGTGCCGAAAAATTGGCTCTCGGACAACCCACGGATGC GTATGTTACATATTGTATGAGGTTTGTTAATATGCTGCTTGGCAATAACATTAAACCAATACTAGTATTTGATGGATGTCATTTGCCTGCAAAAAAAGATACAGAATCTAAGAGAAGAGA actgAGAGACAAGAACCGTAAAAAAGCTGCTGAATTAATACGCCTTGGTCAAGTGGCAGAtggaaaaaatcttttaaGACGGTCAATTGACATATCGCATGAAATGGCATTGAATCTCATCAAAGCATGCCATGAACGCAACATTGATTGCATTGTAGCACCATATGAAGCAGATTCTCAGCTAGCGTATTTAAACATTTCTGGCATAGCAGATGTTATTATTACAGAGGATAGTGACCTTACATTATTTGGTTGCAAAAAG ATATTCTTTAAGATGGATGTCGCAGGTAATGGTGTACTTGTCGAACAAGATCGGTTTCATTTAGCAATGGGTGTGCGGTCCGAGCACTTTAGCATGGACAAATTCCGCTATATGTGTATTCTATCAGGTTGCGATTATTTGCCCTCGCTGCCAGGCATTGGCCTGGTCAAGGCGTGCAAGTTCATTAACAAGACCGCTGAAACAGACATGCATAAG GCGCTTACGAGGTTGTCCTCATACCTTAACATGAAATCCCTAGATGTTTCCATTGAGTATAGGGATGCATTCCTCCGAGCAGATGTTACATTTAAACACCAATTAGTATTTTGCCCTTTCAAAAGAAAGCAAGTACGCCTCACTCCCCCTACAACTGATGTAACTCCAGAACAGTTGCATTATGCAGGCAAAGAAATGCCTGATGATCTAGCTTGGCAGTTAGCTATCGGCAATTACGATCCCATGTCTCTAAAGAAGATCCACGATTACGATCCTGACACTTATGCATCTGGGAAG AGTATAACAAGAACCAATTCTTGGAAAGCTGCACCAGTAGTAAAACATGATAGCATTTGGAATAcagattttaaaatcaataaaaaaccACCAAAAGAAGACAAGCAGACAACATTATGGCCTGATACATTCGGCAAAGTTACTATTCTTAAAACATCTGACATTGCACGACCGTTAACGTCACCTAAGCGCAGTTATGAAG AAGTTAACGAGATGGAACAGGAAGAAATGATTAAATTATATACAAGAAACAAATCTGAGAGTAACAAACGTTCATGTAGTGATGTTGATGTATCTAATCTCCAACTAGATACGTCTGGTttagaggagagagaaaagtcCCCAATATTAGTCAGGAGGGCAAATCCGTTTGCAAAGACCACTAAGTCTCTAGAGATTTCTCCTAGCCTTTTGGATAAAGGCAAGAACCGTTCTAAATTTCGAAACTTGGCTAGATTTCGGCCGACTGTGGTagacaataatattttaacagagagtaaattttttgcacaaaCTACTGATTTACCCAAGCaaccaaatttcaaaaattgtgcAACAGCTAACTATCCCGCAACGGAAAAGTGCTATGGCCTGTACCAATCCGCTGACTCTAAGGCATACAAGGCAGAAGCATTAGAATATGACAATTATCTGCTTTCCAGAACAGATGATCAACAATTAGAGTGTAAAGAATtagatattaaaaatgaaaaaagaattcctgCTGTTGAAGATAGAATGGAAACATCACAGAATCATGCAGTCATACAAGAGTCGTGCATATCTGAGTCGACGTACGAAGAAACAGTAACTGAGATGCATGGTGCCTTACCTGTAGCAGAAGAGGAATCAACTTCAGGTGTAAATTCTTTAGACATAGTTTATACTGACAGGGATATTATTTTACCTGTGAATACGCGAAATTCAAGTATTGCAAATGGTTTAAAAGATCTCCAGCCAAATTATACGAAGCCCAATTTACTGCAATGGAAAAACACCAAAGTAAATAGCTCCACAGCATTGCTGTCGATTGGTGTTTTGAACAGCCAAAATAATGGAACTCTGAGGGCGATGCAAGGAGCTGCTAAAACG AATCGTCTACCTCGGACCAGaagtgtaaataaaaaatttcaacctgtGAAGAGAAAGTCTCAAATAGAACAAGGACAACAATGTCTGCTCAGCTCATTTGGATTTCAGAAAAA AACTGGTCTTCAGCATTGA
- the LOC124179861 gene encoding exonuclease 1 isoform X3, with product MRFVNMLLGNNIKPILVFDGCHLPAKKDTESKRRELRDKNRKKAAELIRLGQVADGKNLLRRSIDISHEMALNLIKACHERNIDCIVAPYEADSQLAYLNISGIADVIITEDSDLTLFGCKKIFFKMDVAGNGVLVEQDRFHLAMGVRSEHFSMDKFRYMCILSGCDYLPSLPGIGLVKACKFINKTAETDMHKALTRLSSYLNMKSLDVSIEYRDAFLRADVTFKHQLVFCPFKRKQVRLTPPTTDVTPEQLHYAGKEMPDDLAWQLAIGNYDPMSLKKIHDYDPDTYASGKSITRTNSWKAAPVVKHDSIWNTDFKINKKPPKEDKQTTLWPDTFGKVTILKTSDIARPLTSPKRSYEEVNEMEQEEMIKLYTRNKSESNKRSCSDVDVSNLQLDTSGLEEREKSPILVRRANPFAKTTKSLEISPSLLDKGKNRSKFRNLARFRPTVVDNNILTESKFFAQTTDLPKQPNFKNCATANYPATEKCYGLYQSADSKAYKAEALEYDNYLLSRTDDQQLECKELDIKNEKRIPAVEDRMETSQNHAVIQESCISESTYEETVTEMHGALPVAEEESTSGVNSLDIVYTDRDIILPVNTRNSSIANGLKDLQPNYTKPNLLQWKNTKVNSSTALLSIGVLNSQNNGTLRAMQGAAKTNRLPRTRSVNKKFQPVKRKSQIEQGQQCLLSSFGFQKKTGLQH from the exons ATGAGGTTTGTTAATATGCTGCTTGGCAATAACATTAAACCAATACTAGTATTTGATGGATGTCATTTGCCTGCAAAAAAAGATACAGAATCTAAGAGAAGAGA actgAGAGACAAGAACCGTAAAAAAGCTGCTGAATTAATACGCCTTGGTCAAGTGGCAGAtggaaaaaatcttttaaGACGGTCAATTGACATATCGCATGAAATGGCATTGAATCTCATCAAAGCATGCCATGAACGCAACATTGATTGCATTGTAGCACCATATGAAGCAGATTCTCAGCTAGCGTATTTAAACATTTCTGGCATAGCAGATGTTATTATTACAGAGGATAGTGACCTTACATTATTTGGTTGCAAAAAG ATATTCTTTAAGATGGATGTCGCAGGTAATGGTGTACTTGTCGAACAAGATCGGTTTCATTTAGCAATGGGTGTGCGGTCCGAGCACTTTAGCATGGACAAATTCCGCTATATGTGTATTCTATCAGGTTGCGATTATTTGCCCTCGCTGCCAGGCATTGGCCTGGTCAAGGCGTGCAAGTTCATTAACAAGACCGCTGAAACAGACATGCATAAG GCGCTTACGAGGTTGTCCTCATACCTTAACATGAAATCCCTAGATGTTTCCATTGAGTATAGGGATGCATTCCTCCGAGCAGATGTTACATTTAAACACCAATTAGTATTTTGCCCTTTCAAAAGAAAGCAAGTACGCCTCACTCCCCCTACAACTGATGTAACTCCAGAACAGTTGCATTATGCAGGCAAAGAAATGCCTGATGATCTAGCTTGGCAGTTAGCTATCGGCAATTACGATCCCATGTCTCTAAAGAAGATCCACGATTACGATCCTGACACTTATGCATCTGGGAAG AGTATAACAAGAACCAATTCTTGGAAAGCTGCACCAGTAGTAAAACATGATAGCATTTGGAATAcagattttaaaatcaataaaaaaccACCAAAAGAAGACAAGCAGACAACATTATGGCCTGATACATTCGGCAAAGTTACTATTCTTAAAACATCTGACATTGCACGACCGTTAACGTCACCTAAGCGCAGTTATGAAG AAGTTAACGAGATGGAACAGGAAGAAATGATTAAATTATATACAAGAAACAAATCTGAGAGTAACAAACGTTCATGTAGTGATGTTGATGTATCTAATCTCCAACTAGATACGTCTGGTttagaggagagagaaaagtcCCCAATATTAGTCAGGAGGGCAAATCCGTTTGCAAAGACCACTAAGTCTCTAGAGATTTCTCCTAGCCTTTTGGATAAAGGCAAGAACCGTTCTAAATTTCGAAACTTGGCTAGATTTCGGCCGACTGTGGTagacaataatattttaacagagagtaaattttttgcacaaaCTACTGATTTACCCAAGCaaccaaatttcaaaaattgtgcAACAGCTAACTATCCCGCAACGGAAAAGTGCTATGGCCTGTACCAATCCGCTGACTCTAAGGCATACAAGGCAGAAGCATTAGAATATGACAATTATCTGCTTTCCAGAACAGATGATCAACAATTAGAGTGTAAAGAATtagatattaaaaatgaaaaaagaattcctgCTGTTGAAGATAGAATGGAAACATCACAGAATCATGCAGTCATACAAGAGTCGTGCATATCTGAGTCGACGTACGAAGAAACAGTAACTGAGATGCATGGTGCCTTACCTGTAGCAGAAGAGGAATCAACTTCAGGTGTAAATTCTTTAGACATAGTTTATACTGACAGGGATATTATTTTACCTGTGAATACGCGAAATTCAAGTATTGCAAATGGTTTAAAAGATCTCCAGCCAAATTATACGAAGCCCAATTTACTGCAATGGAAAAACACCAAAGTAAATAGCTCCACAGCATTGCTGTCGATTGGTGTTTTGAACAGCCAAAATAATGGAACTCTGAGGGCGATGCAAGGAGCTGCTAAAACG AATCGTCTACCTCGGACCAGaagtgtaaataaaaaatttcaacctgtGAAGAGAAAGTCTCAAATAGAACAAGGACAACAATGTCTGCTCAGCTCATTTGGATTTCAGAAAAA AACTGGTCTTCAGCATTGA